acttttgacatatgacaaaatgagcacactttcatcttcaaaaaattcaaacctaatcttttactttttgcatatgacaaaaggaacacactttccttttaaaaaaaaatcaaacctaatcttttactttttgtataagtctaaaaaagcatcaatcacttttgaaaatattcaaataaaacatgcacatgtgaaagatgacaatcaatcatctttaatattttcaaagttcaaccctttaatcaaggcatgcacatgcaaaagatgacaatcaatcatttttcaaaattttcaaatttaattttcaaaaatattcatgcacatgtggaaaatgtattttaatgctttatgataaaatattaattttgagcattaatcctaatttcgaattttcagagatttacaacattactctatgactttaatgtgaatttgtttctttcttgctcatgcttggttctttgatgtgcttgattccattgtgtgaacaacttgagcttgaaactcctttattctttgaattcatttgttatcatcaaaatccatgtatagatttataatcacatgaaacttgaaaccttgggttcaacacagatcgcaaaaacaaaaaattcttctACAGATCTGAAatacaatgaaatgaaataaaacattaagAATATACATGAAACgcaagaaaaacaaattttctacaTTAATGTAAGAACAAACGCAAGAATGTGTTTAAACGAGAATAGAAAGTTAAACAATAAGAAATCTCTTCAGATATGTTCAGATCTAAaagcaaaaaccaaaaaaccacAAAGAAAATctagaaagtaaaaaaaaaataaaaatatctcttCAGATCTGTCCAGATCTGATAGAATAAACAAAACGAGGGAGATCAAGAGCGACTGTGATCATGCTTACGTCCAATAACAAAAttagtaaaacaaaaaaacaaaaaaaaaacatgaatggaagagataaaaatattaagaacACAGATCTAAAcgcagaaaaaaaattaacatcaaAACAGACgagtaagaaataaataaaaaatggcacCACAAaccaacaactaaataaatccagcACAAATAGATGAAAGAATCAAAAACTTGAAAGCCAATATACgtgaaacaaaaggaaaatagatACAGTGTAAGATTTGTAAAAATAAGTAAGATCTCAAAAAAAACAAATGCGAGGAAATATAGATAGCATAGATGagaggagagaagaagaaatgtgatgacccgcttttaagtgtattttcgcttaaataattatttttattttaattaatatatcagttatttattttaatttatttgcgttttaaaattggtttttaatttatttgaggttgtgttttatttcttttagatgttttgtggtttttaatcccttttcggcggtttgttttgttttccggagtgaggattgaacctcatttctttttttgcatcttttcctttttttctctttttcctttttctttttcccttcttttctttttttcctttctttttcttttttcttttttcttctttttctttttttctttcctctcccccgcgtccgaacccccccccgagctctctctctcttccctctccctcacgccggacgtcccttcaacagcccagaccgccgccgtctggccaccgtttggcccaccaccggtcccattctcttcccctccctccggcgcaccacccctccaaagcccacccccaaccggccggccgtttggccggagaacctccaagaagggcgcacggattttgctccgattcgccgccgtcgctccacctccggccaccacttcttcaccacttcatcaccgactccttgccgtcctaacccacccatttccggcctccaatgaccaccggaacagctcatacgagcttagtttccgatttgggttttttggccattttccggcgattccgccgccacccacggccgttcatcacttccaatagcttcacaaccatccctaggtcattccctatcaatttcgtgtcctagattgtccccgttcaaaagtgggtttttcaaacccacggccacagtgaattttcactgtgacgttgctgtttttccgccggttgcaacgccgcttgttttctaaaattgccatatagcgctgtaagtattttccaaaccctattctcagatttaaatatatatcgctcattcaatttatttattgttgttggttgttgattccggactgagtccgaggagtttcgggggtcggatggatggaggacggaattgtctgtttaattgatttatgttgtttgatcattttattatgcattgttatggcattgcatggtgcatgcacgtgtgtttgtggaattgtgtgaaaagcctgtgtattggcgtgaatggttttacgggtgcgtgtgtatcacaaacccaagccggaatgggttattatctcggtggagctcctctggtcactcgggagccgaataaactgagtgatgtcccctgagttgtcgctagacgacgggagcgggggctaggggttgcttggctacgaacgcgccgggcgcggaactgggcatcgccctacgcaccgactccgtggcccttcgctggtgagggctagaggatgcttggctatgcacgcgcggggcgcagaactgggcatcgcttgttaggtgtcacacgcgcggtggtactctgcggtgtggcactggagccagggtgtgcggatgacccctaggggaggtcatggtgcacgcggttaaaattggataatggtttgagaggccaaatgggacttttggcgagatattgggccaaatgtgacttttggcgtgttagttagaaaggttgtgtgtttttgggccaaatgggtttttggcgtgtgtggaaaacgggtgttttatgggttttgtgcattgggcatgtttcatgcatcttgtttgagttttatgtgtttttatctggtagtgtttgggttttacttacctgcggtaccattcttggttccgtagcttttggtgcagagttagaggacgaagaggaggaggctgagcccgaggatgcagctctgcCGGGCTgttgatgctatgttttatatttgtttaaaactgtatttgtgtttttgtaatattttatctatgtacgttttaaacagcttgtattacgttaagaaaaattctggtacttagttctgactttcgttatccgctgcgtgttctttcgtgcacatttgttgcctttgcacacatttggcacccgtcgataggatggtgacccgggttgtcaccatccggacgtctcgatttcctcgtgttcgggcgtggggatttgggggcgtcacaagaaaagtgagagagagagagagagagagagagagagagagagagagagagtgggggacGGAAGAACAATCTGGAAAAAGAAGGGGGGCGTTTAGGACGCTTTTAtagttagggttttttttttaatggaacgGTGCCGTATTAATTTGAAAGTCTAGAGCGTTGATCAGTAAAAAAAGTAGCTGAATGATACCAATTTACTCCATTGACTGTAACCTacctaaatattataaatatatatttatacttttgctttttatttaagCCAATATTATCATGTATttgattaataattaagtatCTAGAATTCTCTGTCGAGGACACCAACATTTACTCCATTAACTATAATGTCCGTATgcattataaatatatagttataattttgctttttatttaagccaatattatcatatatttgattaataattaagtatCTAGAAATATATCATAATTGATTCCTCTAtgctaattatttaattaatttcttttattttcttgatatatttgattaattagaaatattttttccaaatttaataataatatttataaaaaaaattcaattaagtGGTatgtaatgaaaaaatattaaaaataatttgtaagtTGGAACTTGTTATACAGTAGggcaaattagaaaaaaaaaattgtaaataggctaaattgaaatataaaaaaaataaaaaattttatacaataaatatttttattacattttgtttttgctataataaaaatagaaataaaaaatatgataaaattaaattttcaacCACATAATTGATTTACAATAAATTGAATTGGAACTTTGTTatcaaaactatttttttattttgaggatgctaaaagaataattaaaaaataataaacataataaaaaatagaaaaataatttcaaatctttcTTGTTTACAGGACAAGTTAGGTTCGTATTTGTTTATTCATAAGATAGGGAGAAATAATCCAAAAAAGTGAATTATAATAACTTAACAAATAGGGGATGTGTTGTGTTGTGTTGTAATAAATTGGGGTATTaactcaatttaattaaaaattttgccTAATATCTCAGAACTAAATAATTTTCAACTTAATTCTTAACCtataatgttttcaaatttttttaaaattactatgATAATAACTCTAAAATTTgcaatgagaaaataaaatcttattctttgttttcaatattttgtttaaaatactagatgttttaaattaataactattgcaaatttaataataatgttttaaaaaaaatttcatcactTTTGTATTAGGgcataattcatttaaaaagtgactcaatttaaaaaataacatttttgtgaaagttgtaaacttatttaattttttgagttaGTTTACATATAGTCTTCATCATACAGTCTCTATTTAAACACTGCTTATGCACGTCCatgcaactatattttaaaaaataaaaattacaattatattattttttaaaataatattatgatccCTTTTTATCCTTAAAatcttcaaatataattttcttatttaaaataagtgtgccaaaactgtatatttatatcaataaaaaaatgtgatattcataatattctaataatttgttcagttaaatttttcattctttttttctttggaattttttcattctatagatgttataaaaaaatattataaaattttgtttgaaaacatattaaattttcatataattgtttaaaaaaatatttaaagatatgaaCTTCAATTTTGTACATGATTTAATTCTACCattgttcatattttttttatttgtccttattttcaatttcaatattaacTGATCAGTTTTATTCATAactatttcttattaaaaaaaaatatttcattcaatttttttctcattctattTACTATCTTGTTGTcactttttaactatttttttaaagtttttaatttatttttaaaaaaaaaattgttttgctGAAAGAACTATTAGTgaaattctatattttttaaatttttttaataattaaggatggtaaaaaaataataaaaaatgaaaaaacaattcCAAATCTTTCTTGTTTTGAGGACAAGTTAggtttatatttgtttattcataagaaaaagaaaaataatacttgTTTGACTAAATATCTTCAAGTAAAAGAGTGAATTAAAATTTGTTGTGTAGTAGTGGACtaacaataaattaaagtgtttttccattataaaatttttccaTGTTAATTTAGTGTTATAAATTTCTTGCATATTATCAATCACTTTTTTAttgagattaaataaaaataatagatcaTGTTCACtgagattaaaaaaactaattaacaACATAGTTCTTGACATCTTGGATTTGttgtatgtatgttttttttacaaatttgttacttttgcttttatttgGTTGATCATCACTCAGCTTGGTATCAATTTGCTGTGTCCACGTTGTTCATCTGTTTGTGGTCCACTTCCTGGTACGttcatttttatctcatttgaaaaaatattattcaatttttttatattcaaataagtgCACTTGTAATTAGGATTAATTGATGATattaatttgatttgttttaatttatgcattaataattattacaaatttaataataatatttattaacacatagttcatttaaatttttttgtttaatatatcaattttacataaaattgtattaagaattaaaaatataaaaaaatgaaatttaaaatatttttttagttaatcCTGAagttgttaagaaaaaaattgtatgaatTGTTATAGTTAAGTGTTCATTTGGAAGCAAGTAACAAAAGATACTACATAATTTAGAGGgccaaaattatttgaagactTAGAGGCTATCGGTTTCATTATATATAGGGTATTTACAAAAGATAGATCCTATATAATAGGAaacagataaataaaaaaatattcaaatgagatatATCCTATAAACTAGGAAAGGAAACATATGTACAATCATTTAAAATCAAGGATAGAATCGGAAGAGGATTCTTCCTTATCACCCCCCTTCAAGCTGAGCGTTGTAAACGAAATCACGTGAAGTTTGTTACAGAAAAGTAGAAACTGAGGCTTGGTGACTCCCTTGGTAAATGAATCAGCAAGTTGAAGATGTGAGGGAACAAAGGCGACTTTTAGCGAACCATTGGCAATTAATTCACGAACAAAATGGTAGTCAATCGCAATATGTTTAGAGCGAGGTCGAGTGACAGGATTGATTGCCATAAAAATAGCACTCTTGTTGTCGCATAATATTTTCAGAGGGGAAGGCATTTGACGACGTAGATCACGGAGTAGCTGAACAATCCAAGCAACTTTAGCTGTAGCAACGGCTAAGGATCTATACTCAGCTTCGGCATTGGAGCGAGAAACAGTAGATTCTTTCTTGGAGCACCAAGAAACAAGATTAGCACCTAAGAAGATAACATAGCCAGTGGTAGATCGACATGTATCAGGACAACccgcccaatcagcatcagaaTAAGCAAGCAACTCACGGGAGGAGGTGCGGTGAAGTTGGAGACCATGATGTACCGTGCCTTTAACATAACGCAAGATGTGTTTGAGTGCATGAAAATGATCTTCAGTTGGAGCATGCATGTACTGGCAAATGGAATTGACACTGAATGAGAGATCAGGCCGAGTAATTGTCAAATACTGTAGAGCTCCAGCAAGAGACCGAAAAAGGGTGGGATCCGAGAAGGGCTTCCCTTCGGTGGAGAGATGGTGACCAACTACAAAGGGAGTGGTAATGGGTTTGGTCCCGACCATGTCAGCACGCTGTAGTAAATCAAGAGCATACTTGATTTGGCTAAGAAATAAGCATTGGGAATTAGATTGAACTTCGACACCAAGAAAATAGTGTAGAGAACCCAAATCTTTCATAGCAAATTCGGTGGACAATCGTGTAATAAGAGTCTTTATCAAACTTGTCTCTGATACCATAAAGTGGTTCAATGACCCATGTAGAATGTGGCTGAAATCCTCAATGAAAAGTGAGGCTATCGGTTTCATTATATATAGGGTATTTACAAAAGATAGATCCTATATAATAGGAAACAGAtaaatcaaaaaatattcaaatgagatatATCTTATAAACTAGGAAATGAAAGATATGTACAATCATTTAAAATCAAGGATAGAATCGGAAGAGGATTCTTCCTTATCATTCTTTATTAGAAGCTATTTTTGGAAACATATCaaattattcaaacaatttaattgaaataacaaattaagTTATATTAACACCAAAAAATCACTCAGTTGACGAAATAAATGccataattattgaaaaatttccTGGTGATATGGTACGATATTATAGTTTCGATGAAACAATTGATGCATCTGAACAAAGTGTAatggaatattttttaaatactttaacACCAAATCGATTGCCACCACATGAATTATTGCTTAAAAAGAATTGTCCCATCATGTTACTTAGAAATATAAATCTTTCACAAAGGGAAAAGAGTTTTTATACCCAGAATTCCATTCTTACcagatataaatgaaaataatggttTTCCATTTAAACGAACACAATTTCTCATCAAATTAAGTTTTACAATGACAATAAATAATCACAAGGACGAACATTAAATTCTGTCAGAATATATTTACCTGAATCAGTATTTTCTCATGGataattatatgtagcattatcAAGAGCCAAAATTGCCAATTCAGTAAAGATTTTTATAAGACCACCTACAATTAATAGCtatgaaaaaaattgtacaaaaaatattgtgtataaagatttttaaaaaataacaaattcatTATAATTCTATATAAATAGTGATATTTAATATGTTATTTAGTCTGCTCaattgattttttcaaatattgttatcatttatacattctattgtttttttttaattatattatacagTTTATAATATGTATAGTAATACTTATCTATGTTCTAATTTTTAAACACAGCAAATATGCGAACCGTTTATGCATCAATCAAAGACATTACTCCAGCTACAAAAAATTGGAAAGTCAAAATGCTCGTTGcagaaaaatctccaaaaaggATTGCACGGAACTCAATAACAAAATATCAGAACTTCACATTGATAGATCTTCAGGTATGAatcattttgtatttattatatttttacatttcaatctataaacatCTTTTCCtgttgtatttattatattgtatttattattgatttataaatatttatttgtttaaattcaattaattaattcttcattttttttatagggaaATCGATTACAAGCAGTAATATTTGGTAAAGATATCGATTTGCGTGATGATACATTGCAGGTTTTTCAATCTTATTATATAGgcaatgcatatgtgaaagcAATAGATCCAAGACCCAAAATCGAATTGCATGAATATCAATGGATCATCAATTCGAGAACAattattgaaaatgttgaagataACGAACCAGTGCTAAAGGCTCCAGAGTACAATATCATCCCTTTCAATGAGCTTGATGCTTATAAAGATACCGATTCTGAAATAggtaataactatataaataattattatatatatatttatatactttcGTTTCATTACGaactaacaacaaatattttgatgaaataGAGATTCTAGCCATTGTAATCCAAATGATGCCCCCAAGAGAAGTCAACACTGTTAATGGAAAGACAACAGTTCAAGATATACAACTTATCGTTGAGAGGTTTAAACATATCTCTAATTacctttataacatttttttatttaacacattataatatttttattgttacaaatttaattctatttctaatttgTATAGCTTGAAGCCTTTACGTTTAACAATGTGGGCTCGATTTGTTGATGACGAGTgtcaacaaatttcaaacatCATTGCAGCAAAACCGATAATTCTCGGAATGTGAATTAAAGTTGGCTCTTATAATGGTACTTTTCattgaaaataatacttttcttaattatttatctTCTATCTATATATTTgctaacaaatatttataatgcAGGTCTTTCTTTATCATCACAACCGACAAGCGTGTTTACTATCGATCCTCTTTTAGCAGCTGCGGTTTCGTTACGTACATGgtaaattatctttttaaaaaaattattttaataattaattttataaaatctaaattatttaatgtttcattcattataatataatatcgtATAGTTTTAACATATATTATCCTTTTTTTACTACAAACATCGTTTTAATTATTGATGTAACTTCTTTTTACTACATACATtactttaattattaatataactttttaggGCAACCCAAAATGATGCATTACTAGAAGAAATCATTGCCAAGGGTTTCAATACATCAACAGGATCGAGTTCAAGCAGTAGCATGCAGACAATAACAAAAATTTCTGAAATTGCTGAAATTATAGATTCTACAGAGGCAATGACGGtataactttcttttttaaaagtaaattatttctttctatttaaattCACTTTATTACTACATTgatattagaaatttattttttcatttttaatgcaGAAATCGACATTCACAGTTAAGgcaaaatttttattacttgACTTACATCAGCCGTTCTACTACATGTCCTGTGTTAACTGTAATAAAGCGACTGGATACGATTATAATGAAAATTTCTTGTGTTACAATTGCAAAAATATGAGCATCGGACAACCACGgtaaaaattttgtttcaacactttaaattatcattttttacataacaaataaaataataattataaaaattatgcaataataatattctcatTAATTATAGTTGTCGAGCATATTTGGAAATAGAAGATGACACAGGATGCGTAGCAATTGTTGCCTTTGGATTGGTGGCAGAAGAAATTCTGAATTCTACAGCAGTTGATCTACTTGAACACACGGGCGAGGtaaaaaatctctttataaatttattcaaaaaatctattatattatgttttatattttttgattatTATAGGAACATCTACCATATTTAGCAAACATTGCAAGTgcagttttagaaaaagaatggaTTATACACTTGCGTGCAGAAATGAATCAATATGGAGTATTACGCCAGAACAAGCTTAATGTTCTCTTCGTGGAATCTACAAATTAAGCTACGTTATAAATACTCTAAATCTTTTTTTGTTAAacttatgacttttattattatatttttaaatagaacaCTGACTTGTATGTATAgtttatatgtataattatatacttaaatGTGACACTACCTTGTATATAAAGTTTATGTTTGCTTCTTTACTTTTGAACtctgttataattatatatttaaatagaataccAACTTGTATGTAAAgtttatatttatcttttttatttgtatcattTGGCTATACATATTGTGCATATTACCCTTAGCATTTATAGATAAatagaaagtaaattaaaactaggtgaaaaaaaatttaaatttttaattttattgaattaataatttaaatattatcatCGCTCATGTTAGTTGTTGATAATATCTAGGCACTTTTAGGTATAGTTAACTGCTTTTAGTTGTTGTTGATCAACTTTTgaataaatttagattttattttatctatattattttttgcatgAACTTTCAAATTTgacatttatgattttttaatccaacaaaaattcttaaatttctttttgttaatatttattttattaacaacCAAACTTACACTCCAACACTAATCAAAcgttctaattttattttatcaaaagttATAACaacatcaaattttattttacagtcTAAATTGTGCCCCccactaggcaaacgtccaaaggacgttgcctttactagtatatatatatatatacacacacacacactcccATTGATTTTTTGACTTCTCgcacaaaaatacaaaaatgtaACCATTTACATTCTTGTGGACAATACAATAAGTTCTTCAAATCatagaacattttttttttaatgaggaAAACTTATCTAAacattgaaatgaaaaataaatggcAGAGAATCATAGACTTTGTGTCGTAATAAAATACGCCCCATGCACCTTTTCATTATGCTTTGTCGTAAAAATAGTTCTGCATGAAATCGCTTGAAAGCTCTTTAACCATTGTGCTTGACCAAGGAGGATTCACGGAAGGTATAAACAAACTACTTCTTCGCAAAACTGAGATTTCCAAAAATTTCAGATGGTGTTGACATTAACCATTCAACTAATGTGCCTATGGAAAACAAGCTACACAAAATTTTCCTGTCTTTTAAGCTGAAAACTTTAGGATTAGAACAATATCCGCTCTTGAT
This sequence is a window from Carya illinoinensis cultivar Pawnee chromosome 9, C.illinoinensisPawnee_v1, whole genome shotgun sequence. Protein-coding genes within it:
- the LOC122276889 gene encoding uncharacterized mitochondrial protein AtMg00810-like, giving the protein MVSETSLIKTLITRLSTEFAMKDLGSLHYFLGVEVQSNSQCLFLSQIKYALDLLQRADMVGTKPITTPFVVGHHLSTEGKPFSDPTLFRSLAGALQYLTITRPDLSFSVNSICQYMHAPTEDHFHALKHILRYVKGTVHHGLQLHRTSSRELLAYSDADWAGCPDTCRSTTGYVIFLGANLVSWCSKKESTVSRSNAEAEYRSLAVATAKVAWIVQLLRDLRRQMPSPLKILCDNKSAIFMAINPVTRPRSKHIAIDYHFVRELIANGSLKVAFVPSHLQLADSFTKGVTKPQFLLFCNKLHVISFTTLSLKGGDKEESSSDSILDFK
- the LOC122276890 gene encoding uncharacterized protein LOC122276890; its protein translation is MRTVYASIKDITPATKNWKVKMLVAEKSPKRIARNSITKYQNFTLIDLQGNRLQAVIFGKDIDLRDDTLQVFQSYYIGNAYVKAIDPRPKIELHEYQWIINSRTIIENVEDNEPVLKAPEYNIIPFNELDAYKDTDSEIEILAIVIQMMPPREVNTVNGKTTVQDIQLIVESLKPLRLTMWARFVDDECQQISNIIAAKPIILGMATQNDALLEEIIAKGFNTSTGSSSSSSMQTITKISEIAEIIDSTEAMTKSTFTVKAKFLLLDLHQPFYYMSCVNCNKATGYDYNENFLCYNCKNMSIGQPRCRAYLEIEDDTGCVAIVAFGLVAEEILNSTAVDLLEHTGEEHLPYLANIASAVLEKEWIIHLRAEMNQYGVLRQNKLNVLFVESTN